In Erinaceus europaeus chromosome 10, mEriEur2.1, whole genome shotgun sequence, one DNA window encodes the following:
- the LOC107522142 gene encoding olfactory receptor 1J1-like isoform X2 codes for MSCAVRNNYAIVSEFLLLGLHIRPEQQGIFFSLFLIMYLTTVLGNLLIILLIKLDSRLHTPMYFFLSHLALTDITFSSVTVPRLLMTMYTKFRFIPYAECISQTYFFILFADLDSFLITSMAYDRYVAICHPLHYTTIMSQHICIALVAGSWVIACACALLHTFLLAKLSFCVDHIIPHFFCDLAALLKLSCSDTSINQLVIFTAGLAAIMVPFLCILISYGHIGATILRVPSTKGICKTLSTCGSHLSVVTLYYGAIISLYFVPSSNNTNEKNIVASLLYTVVTPMLNPFIYSLRNKDMKGALKKLLSKKPHSSI; via the exons atgagctgtgcagtaag AAATAATTATGCAAT TGTGTCTGAGTTCCTTCTCCTAGGACTCCACATCCGACCAGAACAGCAGGGCATTTTCTTCTCCCTGTTCCTGATCATGTACCTGACCACGGTGCTGGGGAACCTTCTCATCATCCTGCTTATCAAGCTGGACTCTCGcctccacacccccatgtacttcttcctcagcCACTTGGCCCTCACTGATATCACTTTCTCATCAGTTACTGTTCCAAGACTTTTAATGACCATGTACACTAAGTTCAGATTCATTCCATATGCTGAATGCATTTCACAGAcatattttttcatattatttgcTGACCTAGACAGTTTTCTGATCACATCAATGGCCTATGATAGGTATGTTGCCATCTGTCACCCTCTGCATTATACTACCATCATGAGCCAGCACATCTGTATTGCATTGGTGGCTGGGTCCTGGGTCATTGCTTGTGCTTGTGCTCTTTTGCATACATTCCTTCTAGCAAAGCTATCTTTCTGTGTTGATCACATTATCCCTCACTTCTTCTGTGACCTTGCTGCACTGCTCAAATTGTCCTGCTCAGATACCTCCATCAACCAGTTGGTAATCTTTACTGCTGGACTAGCAGCCATTATGGTGCCATTCCTATGCATCCTTATTTCTTATGGTCATATTGGGGCCACCATCCTTCGGGTTCCCTCTACCAAGGGCATCTGTAAAACCTTGTCCACATGTGGGTCACATCTATCTGTAGTGACTCTCTATTATGGAGCAATTATTAGTCTATATTTTGTTCCCTCATCCAACAACACCAATGAGAAGAACATAGTTGCATCATTACTCTACACAGTAGTCACTCCCATGTTGAATCCTTTCATTTACAGCCTGAGAAATAAAGACATGAAAGGGGCCTTGAAAAAACTCTTGAGTAAAAAACCACATTCTTCCATCTGA